The genome window AAAGTGGTACATCTTCATCGCTTTCAACTTCGCTGTATCTATATTGAGGTCTAAAGAATTTGCCTAAATTGGATCTTAAACCAGTAAATCCATTCGATGTTGACGGGGCACATGGAAGAGGCGGAAACAAGGATACAACATGAGAATGACTTTTACTCATGTGAATTTTAACTCCTgcattatttttcaatatcttgttgcatattttacattttgaacCATCATTAGTTTGtgataaaacaatattttctgaTGAAATAGATGATTGAGATTGTGACATTGACATTTATGcttgctttaaaattttgttcttgtttaaatttttatttttcatgtgttattatacagggtgagcaacaataactgtttcagttggcaataacaaattttacatgaaattttcaagactgcgAATTGTATCTACcgggtgagcaacaagtactgattgagttggcaataaattctggtgatttttggtgacttttatgtcatgttccaacgagaaaaccattttattaataaaagattacaaaaaccaagacgtttaaatttgaaatgtataccaggtgtcaatattgtcaataaaacaaaccgaagtaggtacaattcacagtcttgaaaattttatgtaatttttttttgccaactgtaacagttattgttgctcaccctgtatttcggtttgtttttttgacattattgacagctggcatacatttcaaatttaaacgccTTGGTttgtgtaatcttttattaataaaatggttttctcgttagaacatgacataaaagtcaccagaatttattgccaactcaatcagtaattgttgctcacacggtattaCAATCTATTTTGattgaataaattataaataagcAACTAAATtatcgcaaaaaaaaaatttatccgGATAAAAAAGACCGCTCAtgtatactcaatttcatataaatgtgcatctaagcaagccatgaaaatctgattttctgttggtagtaaagctaaagctagtgactttaactttcaaagttgcttgctctgcgcgaactcgatttgactaattttttagtttttgtccattttaactttgctgatttcaaaagcaatgttacgtctttttactgcttaaattaaagtaattcttatttgttattgtctttgtatttttaccaagtaaagatttattggacatgaccttcataaatgtgacttttgtaatgtaactaaattaaaggtgcttttacaaatgcacagctcacttgatgaacatttatatgaaatcaattatactATTCCGGATACGGAaccttggccaacattttttttgacattttaaaaaaaaatcaagacaattaataaaaatcatattgaagtttttattgtgacatcaaaaaagcagggaaatagcattatcaagtcaaaagttgggtaaTATTCAAtgaaggccagttcacacatatttgtcagttaaatgtcagttgtggccaagattccatgtccggaatagtaaTTACTTACGATTATTACTTAATGAATGCAATTAAAACCATATATAATTTATAgaaagttttttatttaatattacaaaTTAAGCTGACAAAACGCAAGCTCCCCCAACAGCTTTAATCTTATCTTCTGCCGATTTAGAGAAAAACTTGGCTTTAACAATGACAGGTTGGTTAGGCAGGCGACCTTTACCCAACAATTTGTAATATCCctataacaaaaaacaaaattaaacaccataataaaaaaattactaaataaatCTAATTACAAATGTGATCAGTCAAAATGAACCATCAGCATTATTTTAAGACCGCCCGTTCATATATCatcattaaatatttaaatacatgTTGATATTGAACATAAAACAACTTACAGCtttgacaatgtcaataaCTGGAGCTTTGCCTTCAGGATGATTCTGGTATTTTGACCTTGTCTGCTCACTAACAAGAGTCCACAATTTGTCTAAATTGATAGCAGGGGCCCATTTAGAATTACGCCGTAAATGATAATTCCTCATTCCCAACTAAAATCAACTATAAATCAATGGTTCATCAATAGAGGAATAAGAACAAACCTTTCCGAAGTAACCTGGATGGTACTTGTCGAAGTTTATTCTGTGATGGTGCATACCACCAGCATTACCGCGACCTCCTGGATGCTTTCTGTGTTTGCCTGTAATAAAATTCCTGTTAGCTCTCTACTACAAATATGTTACATAAAACAGAGTGGGAAATCATTCAGCATAAGAACATTAATCAAAGTTAAATCATACCGCCCGTTCATGTATCATCATAATGTTATTTACGTAACATACAAACTAATGTTTACTTACCAATGCGGCCATGTCCATGGCTCACGTGCCCCCTTAACTTTCTTGTCTTTTTCTTATGAGTCGACTACAACATAACcacaaaattaattgtaaacacaAATAATACTCGAATGGcctataaatatttataaaatcgaACAAACGCTATCCTAACATTACTCAGTAAAGTAATGGAATAGATGCTGGTAAATGGATGAttcagatttttcaaaaatgtttcaaaagaGAAATTACACCTCGCTTACCATGTTGCCGAGAACAGAACAAGTTCGGAAAGGCCAACCTCGCCAACTGTTTATATTTGGTTACACAAGGCTACCAACATTTAGTTACAGACACTGATTCTCTTAAGCGTTTGCTTACAATCATTGTAATTATGAAATAAGTGATTGTTATTTAATGCAATTAGTTTCTATATTTACTTAGAATAGATATAAgacattaaaatataaaaaatgattttattacaaaattgtgTCTGGAAATAAATTCTAAGGTTGGCAATCAATAAGTTACTATTGAGATCGAGAAACGctgacaaatgtcaaaagttcTGTAAAGTTTATAATACTTTTAATTGTGTAGTAATATATTGTTTTGTATTAATCGTGTTGAACTAATAAGCTTAAATAATGGATTTTCAAAATCGCCCTGGAGGAAAAACCGGTGGCGGCGGAGTCGCCTCTTGGTCAGAAACCAACAGAGATCGCCGAGAGCGTCTCCGGCAATTGGCGTTAGAAACTATAGATCTTCAAAAAGATCCTTACTTTATGAAAAACCACTTAGGGTCATATGAGTGCAAACTGTGTTTAACGTTACACAATAATGAAGGTAGTTATCTTGCTCACACTCAAGGCAAGAAACATCAGGCAAATTTGGCCCGAAGAGCTGCTAAAGAAGCCAAAGATGCCCCAACTCTTCTACAACCAGAGAAACCTAGAGTGGAACCGAAAAAATTCGTCAAAATTGGACGTCCTGGTTATCGAGTGACAAAACAGAGAGATCCAGAAACAGGTCAACAGAGCTTGTTATTCCAAATTGATTATCCAGAAATTACTGACAATGTGATGCCTCGTCACAGGTTTATGTCTGCTTATGAGCAGAAAATAGAACCTCCAGATCGTAAATGGCAATACTTGCTGTTTGCTGCAGAGCCATATGAGACCATTGCATTTAAGGTACCCAGCAGAGAAGTAGAAAAAACAGATAATAAGTTCTGGACACATTGGAATCGAGATACAAAGCAATTTTTCCTGCAATTTGCTTTTAAGAATGAAGCAAAGAAACCGACGACAATTATTGCGAGACCCGGGAATATGATGGGAGGAGTACCACCTCCGCCGATGATTCCAGTGCCACCGCCACCGAGACCACCTATGTTTAATGCCATTCCACCACCGCCACCGTTGATGGGTGCAGTTTTACCTGTTCCACCACCACCACACTAATTTTGTACTgtataataattacatatcAATACATCTATTGTATGTAGAAATGGAAttattcttcaaataaaatgtttttttttttacttaataaattattataattacttAGGTACTCAGCTGTATTGAGTACTCACAGTATGACACAGTGACCAACTTTCCGACAGATGAAGAAGTGCCTGAACACAGATAAAAGGGACCAAATTGAATAAATgctttactatttttttcattgataaCCACAGAATAAGCAAAAAAACTAATGATAACACTTAATCGTTTCGAAATTAGAAGCAAATTAATCAAAAGGTTGAAACAACGAAACGCTCACTGGAAAagtaatattgaaatttactAATCTCAGAAATGAAACATGTCGATAGTAAAACAATGGTTTGGTGGTTATAAGGGAGAAAtgctcaaaaaatttaaaatttattacaaaataaaaaaaataatatattatgt of Tenebrio molitor chromosome 6, icTenMoli1.1, whole genome shotgun sequence contains these proteins:
- the Sf3a2 gene encoding splicing factor 3A subunit 2; translation: MDFQNRPGGKTGGGGVASWSETNRDRRERLRQLALETIDLQKDPYFMKNHLGSYECKLCLTLHNNEGSYLAHTQGKKHQANLARRAAKEAKDAPTLLQPEKPRVEPKKFVKIGRPGYRVTKQRDPETGQQSLLFQIDYPEITDNVMPRHRFMSAYEQKIEPPDRKWQYLLFAAEPYETIAFKVPSREVEKTDNKFWTHWNRDTKQFFLQFAFKNEAKKPTTIIARPGNMMGGVPPPPMIPVPPPPRPPMFNAIPPPPPLMGAVLPVPPPPH
- the RpL27A gene encoding large ribosomal subunit protein uL15, with the translated sequence MSTHKKKTRKLRGHVSHGHGRIGKHRKHPGGRGNAGGMHHHRINFDKYHPGYFGKLGMRNYHLRRNSKWAPAINLDKLWTLVSEQTRSKYQNHPEGKAPVIDIVKAGYYKLLGKGRLPNQPVIVKAKFFSKSAEDKIKAVGGACVLSA